In Thunnus maccoyii chromosome 3, fThuMac1.1, whole genome shotgun sequence, the following proteins share a genomic window:
- the LOC121893877 gene encoding rootletin-like isoform X1 — translation MSTAENSDTDSNKLESVIQRLEESVLSEEKRLTVRGPSPDAPPTCLPARVREIVTKNLNDSPAGAMSSVMSLQEENRVLQGELARLEDLLAHSRADRDELAIKYGAISERLEQALRFDAGDGDHDSLESRSLAQQNVDLRRRLDEEQASYKRKLTAYQEGQQRQAQLVQKLQAKVLQYKKRCGDLEQMVQEKSSELEKHRSGHSDTSNGRHQDESGSNLEDALIRLEEEQQRSSSLSAVNAMLREQLEQAGLANEALSQDIRRLTADWTKAREELEQKESDWRREEESFHSYFSSEHSRLLMLWRQVVGFRRHVCELKSATERDLSDMRNELARASHSAQVSCAGLSATLHSREGGAALALEREKALRDQLEQQLRERVAEMMNLQTRTDAERSELNVRLSDSVREGERLKGQIEEKDREIVLLTRRLEEQNGNDETDMQMMRTHNETLLDTLRDIAQTVSSDGESSSEADQDNSGAPLLALIRGSSPHRSSSPRRSSSPSRLTSLSHLPEAALSALRSAVTNKTLQLQDIRGRLLSSQSSLQQVRKQLAESDSAKRDAEQRNQALQRERDAAQRERETTQREKDRLKQERDTLASEKASLEKTAQAVQSSNQILQMDCEKLQLAVTSTQRERDHEREEKEAVIQERDRAKAETQRIQMQWDQSENRASAQRGELSVVKETHQQGEVERQLLEREKTQLSEALARTESSNAELSLLLNKLQSEDAALRDSLAKMGSMNEGLAQDKTDLNTYILQLEEEKALLQAQKREAEQEKLAIRDELVRLEQDRLELDSTRITLHQSLQDTELSRAGMEAELQSLRVERLKLQERVTQLCGEVTSLGSELSLARGESQRNEVALEEAGRGRAELARDKAALVVQLTASERENTVLSEELAAFRSERESLETSLFEVQQQLVQVESRREQLETENQNLRVRSETAAAELRRVRSDWENALAQAEREKQALTQTLNSAQLEAQQALRKAISEHQEEVERLISEKEVLRHSLLMEHEGALRKLRQEVEDQLHRAQREREELQDELRTLQHDRDQSLLQAETEKQQALSLKEAEKAVLSDRVSSLQAEVSAAALEAERMAREAAHCKEQEQIRVGALTSELQELRSQLEDAASLHERELHSLRETCTDLQSRADVALKELDQYRASLSANEESRDHLRRDMLEVERRLNQTQDMAEKHRREGTELRRSLGDVTKERDTLSQSNTQLRETLRIAETERISVKRQCEEKEQRLAVLEENFSSTQKEVTELRSCLREVERSRLEARRELQELRRQLKVLDGEKEQKEREVAELQTRLSLEEQREEEKGKEAFTLKQKLTEAETARDSLKKELSLIQKRLVESEGSWRGCERELTAQLQEARGCEKKLQDEAKNLALRAQAAQDASALSSLQLSEAQGRLAATEAELSRAEVGRRELEYRLSSLQSVLTRTLGIGAGGRGSRGRSPGGSSTSAGTMSRHPSISPLRSSLSPPKEFRVSTPDNTLGSGAVSPERGDTPLPLPQPELDPETLRSGLRDFLQELREAQKERDDARCQLGALQREVEELKGERDLAQSRLSQLQNTLQEYQEAKCGLDERLTATQILLQQQEELVRRGDRERRALTDRVKDLERALQASETDKKHTQEQLNKQRAAEMRLEAERRRLREALEAAEARATRVELGRRSVEGELQRLKLSLGDREAESQASHERHDTLLKQVAEGEVRVSLLQRDVERLSQALLKAQEGESLLKERVTSLNQSLQEVAAAHSSTETRLVALQKSLSVAEQDKRHLQERIDESRVSLAEWKRNMATLTERVQSLQSELNQSELRREALEAELTNTQEALRQRSASLVEAQRSAQAAQTERATVEERLRGLQRAVAMLETEKKDAERQAVRLEKDKNALRNTLDKVERQKLKTEEGSMRLSAERSRLDRSLNTAEQELQEAQQQILMLQTQLAEMEQSHSLCESMVRQRDEAQREAERLRSSFRDIERTLGTRERAHRHRVKGLEEQVSTLKEQLQQEMKRRQPSLPSSLLSAGNRDAA, via the exons ATGAGCACAGCGGAAAACTCGGACACCGACTCCAACAAACTGGAGTCTGTGATACAG AGGTTGGAGGAGAGTGTCTTGTCTGAGGAGAAGAGGCTGACAGTCCGGGGTCCTTCACCAGATGCCCCCCCTACATGTCTACCAGCCCGAGTGCGGGAGATTGTCACAAAGAACCTAAACGATAGCC CAGCGGGGGCCATGTCCTCGGTCATGTCCCTCCAGGAGGAGAACCGCGTGCTGCAGGGAGAGCTAGCGAGGCTGGAGGACCTGCTGGCTCACAGCAGAGCGGACCGAGACGAGCTCGCCATCAAGTACGGTGCAATTAGTGAGAGG CTGGAGCAGGCGCTACGTTTCGATGCGGGAGACGGGGACCATGATTCACTGGAGTCACGCAGCCTGGCGCAGCAGAACGTGGACTTACGCAGACGTCTGGACGAGGAGCAAGCGTCCTACAAGAGAAAACTCACTGCGTACCAGGAGGGGCAGCAGAGGCAGGCGCAGCTCGTGCAGAAGTTGCAGGCCAAG GTACTCCAGTACAAAAAGAGGTGTGGAGATCTGGAGCAGATGGTGCAGGAGAAGTCCTCAGAGTTGGAGAAACACAGGAGT GGTCACAGTGACACATCCAATGGTCGCCATCAAGACGAATCAGGCAGCAACCTGGAAGATGCTTTAATCCGTCTGGAGGAAGAACAACAGAG GAGCAGCAGTTTGTCTGCAGTGAACGCCATGCTGAGAGAGCAGCTGGAGCAGGCGGGTTTGGCCAATGAGGCTCTCAGCCAGGACATTCGCAGGCTCACTGCTGATTGGACCAAAGCCAGAGAGGAACTGGAGCAAAAGGAGTCTGactggaggagagaagaagag TCTTTCCACAGTTACTTCAGCAGTGAGCACAGTCGCCTGCTGATGCTGTGGCGGCAAGTGGTCGGATTTCGGAGGCACGTGTGTGAACTGAAGAGCGCCACTGAAAG GGACTTGTCCGACATGCGTAATGAGCTGGCTCGGGCGTCCCACTCTGCTCAGGTGTCCTGTGCAGGTCTGTCCGCCACACTGCATAGCCGAGAGGGAGGAGCGGCTCTGGCCCTGGAGCGGGAGAAGGCTCTGCGGGAtcagctggagcagcagctgagAGAACGAGTGGCAGAAATGATGAATCTTCAGACCAGGACGGATGCGGAGAGAAGCGAACTCAACGTCAG GTTGTCGGATTCAGTGCGAGAGGGGGAGAGACTAAAGGGGCAGAttgaagagaaagacagagaaattgTCTTACTGACGAGGAGGCTTGAG GAGCAGAATGGCAACGATGAGACTGACATGCAGATGATGAGAACACACAATGAGACACTATTAGACACACTGCGGGACATTGCACag acGGTTTCGTCAGATGGAGAGTCTTCCTCAGAGGCAGACCAGGACAACTCTGGGGCTCCGCTGCTGGCCTTAATCCGTGGCTCCTCCCCTCACCGTTCCTCCTCTCCCAGGAGGTCGTCCTCTCCCTCTCGGCTCACCTCGCTGTCTCATCTCCCGGAAGCAGCACTGTCAGCTCTACGCTCTGCAGTCACAAACAAGACGCTCCAGCTGCAG GATATTCGAGGGCGTCTGCTCTCCTCTCAGTCCTCATTACAACAGGTACGAAAGCAGCTTGCAGAGAGCGACTCAGCTAAAAGAGACGCGGAACAGAGAAACCAAgccctgcagagagagagggacgccgctcagagagagagggagaccacacagagagaaaaggaccGTCTGAAGCAGGAGAGAGACACGCTGGCCAG TGAGAAGGCGAGCTTGGAGAAGACAGCCCAGGCTGTACAGAGCAGCAACCAGATCCTGCAGATGGACTGTGAGAAGCTGCAGTTGGCCGTGACGTCCACGCAGCGAGAGAGAGACCacgagagggaggagaaggaagcCGTCATTCAGGAGAGAGACCGGGCGAAGGCAGAGACTCAGAGGAT ACAGATGCAGTGGGATCAGAGTGAGAATCGGGCCTCTGCTCAGCGTGGGGAGCTGTCTGTAGTGAAGGAGACTCACCAGCAGGGGGAGGTTGAGAGGCAGCTGCTGGAGCGAGAGAAGACCCAACTGTCTGAAGCACTGGCTCGG ACTGAGAGCAGTAACGCAGAGCTTTCTCTGCTGCTCAACAAGCTCCAGTCTGAGGATGCAGCTCTCAGAGACTCTCTGGCCAAGATGGGCAGCATGAATGAAGGCCTGGCCCAAGATAAAACTGACCTTAATACCTACATCCTCCAG ctggaggaggagaaggccCTTCTGCAGGCTCAGAAACGGGAGGCGGAGCAAGAGAAGCTGGCCATCAGAGATGAGCTGGTCCGGTTGGAGCAGGACAGGCTGGAGCTGGACTCGACCCGCATCACGCTGCACCAGTCACTGCAGGACACTGAGCTAAGCCGAGCAGGGATGGAGGCAGAGCTCCAGAGTCTCAGGGTTGAGAGACTTAAGCTGCAGGAGAGAGTCACCCAG CTTTGTGGCGAGGTGACCTCTCTGGGTTCAGAGTTAAGTCTTGCCAGAGGCGAGAGCCAGCGGAACGAAGTGGCCTTGGAGGAGGCCGGCCGTGGTCGGGCAGAACTGGCCCGAGACAAAGCAGCACTGGTGGTCCAGCTGACGGcatctgagagagagaacaccGTGCTGTCAGAGGAGCTGGCTGCCTTCAG GTCGGAGCGTGAGTCCCTGGAAACCAGTCTGTTCGAGGTGCAGCAGCAACTGGTTCAGGTGGAGTCTCGCAGAGAGCAGCTTGAGACGGAGAACCAAAACCTTCGAGTCCGCAGCGAGACTGCAGCAG CTGAACTGAGGCGTGTTCGCTCAGACTGGGAGAATGCGTTGGCCCAGGCTGAGAGGGAGAAACAGGCTCTGACTCAGACTCTAAATTCTGCACAGCTGGAGGCCCAGCAGGCCTTACGCAAGGCCATCTCTGAACAtcaagaggaggtggagagacTCATCTCAGAAAAG GAAGTCCTGCGGCACAGCCTGCTGATGGAGCATGAGGGCGCTCTGAGGAAGCTGAGGCAGGAGGTGGAGGATCAGCTGCACAGAgcgcagagagaaagagaggagctGCAGGATGAACTGAGGACTCTTCAGCACGACAGAGATCAGAGTCTCCTGCAGGCTGAGACTGAGAAACAACAG gCTCTTTCTCTGAAGGAGGCAGAGAAAGCAGTCCTGTCTGACAGGGTGTCCAGCCTGCAGGCTGAGGTGTCAGCTGCAGCCCTGGAGGCCGAGCGGATGGCCAGAGAAGCAGCTCATTGCAAAGAGCAGGAGCAG atCAGAGTTGGGGCTCTGACCAGCGAGCTGCAGGAGCTTCGCTCTCAGCTGGAGGATGCAGCCTCGCTTCATGAGAGGGAACTTCATAGTCTGCGAGAGACTTGTACGGACCTTCAGTCACGCGCTGATGTTGCTCTCAAAGAG CTGGACCAATACAGAGCTTCTCTCTCAGCTAACGAGGAGAGTCGGGATCATCTGAGGCGGGACATGCTGGAGGTGGAGCGTCGTCTCAACCAAACTCAGgacatggcagaaaaacacaggagagaaggGACAGAGCTGCGTCGCAGCCTCGGGGACGTCACCAAGGAGAGAGACACTCTCAGCCAGTCAAACACCCAACTAAGGGAAACTCTGCGAAttgcagaaacagagagaatcAG TGTGAAACGACAGTGTgaggagaaggagcagaggCTGGCTGTGCTGGAGGAGAATTTCTCATCTACTCAGAAAGAGGTGACGGAGCTGCGTAGCTGCCTGAGGGAGGTTGAGAGGTCACGTCTTGAGGCTCGGCGAGAACTCCAGGAGCTCCGTAGACAG ctgaAAGTTCTGGATGGAGAAAAggagcagaaagagagggaggtggCAGAGCTGCAGACTCGCCTGTCACTGGAGGAGCaaagggaagaggagaaagggaaagaggCTTTCACCCTCAAACAGAAGTTAACTGAAGCTGAAACTGCTCGAGATTCCCTCAAGAAGGAG CTTTCCCTGATTCAAAAGCGCCTGGTGGAGTCGGAGGGGAGCTGGAGGGGCTGCGAGAGAGAACTGACCGCTCAGCTGCAGGAGGCGCGAGGCTGTGAGAAGAAGCTGCAGGATGAAGCCAAGAATCTGGCCCTGCGCGCCCAGGCAGCCCAGGACGCCTCTGCTCTGTCCAGCCTGCAGCTGAGCGAGGCTCAAGGCCGCCTAGCTGCCACAGAGGCAGAGCTGTCCCGGGCTGAGGTTGGGAGGAGAGAGCTGGAGTATCGTCTGAGCAGCCTCCAGTCGGTACTGACACGTACACTGGGCATCGGAGCAGGGGGCAGAGGATCCAGGGGGAGGAGCCCGGGGGGGAGCTCCACATCAGCCGGCACCATGTCACGCCACCCCAGCATCTCACCTCTACGCTCCTCACTGTCACCTCCTAAAG aATTTCGAGTAAGCACCCCTGACAACACTTTAGGCTCAGGAGCTGTGTCTCCTGAGAGAGGGGATACTCCACTGCCTCTCCCTCAGCCAGAGCTGGACCCTGAGACCCTACGAAGTGGTCTGAGAGACTTCCTCCAGGAGCTGCGTGAGGCACAGAAAGAGCGG GATGATGCCCGATGCCAGCTGGGGGCCCTGCAGcgggaggtggaggagctgaaggGGGAGCGAGACTTGGCTCAGAGTCGTCTCTCTCAGCTACAAAACACCTTACAGGAATACCAAGaag CGAAGTGCGGGCTGGACGAGCGTCTGACGGCCACTCAGattctgctgcagcagcaggaggagttagtgaggagaggagacagagagaggagagctcTCACCGACAGGGTGAAGGATTTGGAGCGAGCGCTGCAGGCCTCTGAGACGGATAAGAAACACacgcag GAGCAGTTAAATAAGCAACGTGCGGCTGAAATGCGtctggaggcagagaggaggcgTCTGCGGGAGGCGCTGGAGGCAGCTGAGGCCCGGGCCACCAGAGTGGAGTTGGGGAGGCGCAGTGTGGAGGGGGAGCTGCAGAGACTCAAACTGAGTCTGGGAGACCGCGAGGCTGAGAGCCAGGCCTCCCATGAACGCCATGACACTCTACTCAAACAG GTAGCAGAGGGAGAAGTCCGTGTGTCGTTGCTTCAGAGAGACGTGGAGAGGCTGAGCCAGGCTCTGCTCAAAGCGCAGGAAGGCGAATCTTTGCTGAAAGAGAGAGTCACTTCCCTCAACCAGAGCCTCCAGGAGGTGGCGGCTGctcacagcagcacagagactcGCCTGGTTGCTCTGCAGAAGTCGCTGAGTGTGGCTGAACAGGACAAAAGGCATCTACAG GAAAGGATCGATGAATCCCGTGTATCATTAGCTGAATGGAAGAGAAACATGGCCACCCTCACTGAGCGTGTGCAAAGCCTGCAGAGTGAGCTGAACCAGAGCGAGCTGAGACGAGAGGCGCTTGAGGCCGAGCTCACCAACACTCAAGAG GCTCTGCGTCAGCGTTCAGCCAGTCTCGTGGAGGCTCAGCGCAGCGCCCAGGCGGCTCAGACAGAGCGGGCCACTGTAGAGGAGCGGCTGCGTGGGCTGCAGAGAGCGGTCGCCATGCTCGAGACGGAGAAAAAAGATGCTGAGAGACAGGCTGTGAGGCTGGAGAAAGACAAAAACGCACTGAGGAATACACTGGATAAG GTTGAACGTCAGAAGCTGAAGACTGAAGAAGGCAGCATGcgtctgtctgcagagagaagccgCTTGGATCGCTCTCTGAACACCGCTGAACAGGAGCTGCAGGAGGCACAGCAACAGATACTAATGCTGCAG ACTCAGCTGGCTGAGATGGAGCAGTCACACAGTCTGTGTGAGAGTATGGTGAGGCAGCGAGACGAGGCCCAGCGGGAGGCGGAGAGACTGAGGAGCAGCTTTAGGGACATAGAGCGAACTCTGGGCACCAGAGAGCGAGCTCATCGGCACAGAGTCAAAGGCCTGGAGGAGCAG GTGTCCACCCTGAaggagcagctgcagcaggagatGAAACGGCGGCAGCCTTCACTTCCATCCTCCTTACTGTCGGCAGGAAACAGAGATGCAGCTTAA